One Chitinispirillales bacterium ANBcel5 genomic window, CACCAAGATCCTCATCGTCAGCGCTTTCCGGCAGGAGCTCACGTGCCTTAAGCCGAATAAGCTTGGATGCCATATGGAGATATTCACTGGCAATGTCGATATTGAGCTCACGCATCACATCCAGATATTCAAGATACTGGGTGGTAACCACCGACACCTGTATCTCTGTGATACTTACTTCCGATTTATGCACCAGATACAGTAATAAATCAAGGGGCCCTTCAAAGAGCTCAAGATGCACTTCATATTCTTTTTTTACCTGCACGCTACCGCCTCTATCTTCACTCTACCATCCATAGGAAGTGAGGATACCTCCACTACACTGCGGGCAGGTTTAGCACCCTGCAGTTCCTTTTCATACACGCTGTTAAAGGATGGAAAATCTGCCATATCTTTCAAAAAAACAGTAGTTTTAACCAAAGAAGTAACCTTCAGGCCCTGGGAGTGAAGGATCGCCCTGAGGTTGTGCATAACACAACGGGTCTGCTCCTCTGTGGTGGTGCCACAGATCGTACCTGAATGTGGATCCAGTGCAATCTGTCCTGAAATGAACAGAAAATCGCCACATGAAACAGCCTGACTATAGGGGCCGACCGGAAGAGGTGCCTTGTCTGTTCTGATCAAACGGGAATTCATACCTGTCCTTGTAATTTAAGCTTCTCTTTCCCTTAAAAGGGAGCCACACCTTTTAAGGGAAAGAGTGAATTTCAAAACGCTATTCTACAGTGACGCTCTTTGCCAGGTTTCTTGGCTGATCTATCTCACAGCCCCTGAACGCAGCTATATGGTACGCCAGAAGCTGCAGAGGAATAACAGAGAGCAGCGGGCTGAGCATCGCCAGTGTTTTTGGAATATAAATCACGTGATGCACAAATTTTTCAATTTCCTTATCTCCTTCGCTGGCGATCGCTATAACCTTGCCTCCTCTGGCATTGATTTCCTGGATATTGGAGATAACCTTGTCATAGACACTGTCCTTTAATGCCAGTACCACGCTTGGCATATCCTTGTCTATAAGGGCAATAGGGCCATGTTTCATCTCTGCTGCCGGATAGCCCTCGGCATGTACGTAAGAGATCTCTTTAAGTTTAAGAGCTCCTTCCAGAGCTACAGGAAAGTTATAGGAGCGCCCCAGATACAGGAAGTTATTGTGGTTTGCATAGATATCTGCAATTTGGCGAATATGATCATTCTGTTTTAGTATTTTGGCCACCTGTTTGGGGATATTTTGTAATGCCCGTGCAATGGTCATCCCTTCGGAATGAGAGATACGCCTCATGCGCCCCAAAAGGAGTGTAAGGAGACTGAGGATAGTAAGCTGTGAAGTGAATGCTTTGGTTGAAGCCACCCCTATTTCGGGTCCGGCATGAAGGTATACGCCGCCCTGAGTTTCCCGTGCAATAGTTGAGCCCACAGAGTTGCATATCCCAAGAACCGTAGCTCCCTTGTGGGCAGCTTCCCGAAGTGCTGCAAGGGTATCGGCGGTTTCACCTGACTGGCTTATCACAAATACCAGGGTATGAGAGTCTATGATGGGGTTTCTGTAGCGAAACTCTGAAGCGTATTCAACTTCTACAGGAATTCCGGTTAACTCCTCAATCATGTATTCACCCACCAGTGCAGCATGCCAGCTTGTGCCACAGGCCACAAAGATGATTCTGTTTATTTCCCGAAGCTCCTGGAATACCAGATTAAGCCCATCGAGGCGGGCGATGCCGTCATCAGCCAGTATACGGCCTCTCATGGCGTTTTTTATTGTTTCGGGTTGCTCAAAAATCTCTTTTAACATGAAATGCTCAAATCCACCCTTTGCCAGGGCATCGGCATCCCACTCCAGGCGGTGGATTTCCGGCTTAATCTTCTTGTTGTCGAGGGTCGTAGTGTTGTACTCGCCATTTTTAAGCTCTATAAGGTTGTTGTCCTTTAGGT contains:
- a CDS encoding Rid family detoxifying hydrolase, translated to MNSRLIRTDKAPLPVGPYSQAVSCGDFLFISGQIALDPHSGTICGTTTEEQTRCVMHNLRAILHSQGLKVTSLVKTTVFLKDMADFPSFNSVYEKELQGAKPARSVVEVSSLPMDGRVKIEAVACR
- the glmS gene encoding glutamine--fructose-6-phosphate transaminase (isomerizing); this translates as MVYMCGIVGYIGNREAYPILIEGLSALEYRGYDSAGIALVDCGMVNVHKDKGKVDNLRTLTSDCPKPGFTGIAHTRWATHGAPSTINSHPHTDCQNRIAMVHNGIIENYSYLKDKLIKEGVEFVSETDSEVLAQLIGKYYSGDLVRAVRRALSEVEGTFGIAVVACDNPGVLVGARRGSPLVVGVGEEELLLASDASAIVRHTKKVIYLKDNNLIELKNGEYNTTTLDNKKIKPEIHRLEWDADALAKGGFEHFMLKEIFEQPETIKNAMRGRILADDGIARLDGLNLVFQELREINRIIFVACGTSWHAALVGEYMIEELTGIPVEVEYASEFRYRNPIIDSHTLVFVISQSGETADTLAALREAAHKGATVLGICNSVGSTIARETQGGVYLHAGPEIGVASTKAFTSQLTILSLLTLLLGRMRRISHSEGMTIARALQNIPKQVAKILKQNDHIRQIADIYANHNNFLYLGRSYNFPVALEGALKLKEISYVHAEGYPAAEMKHGPIALIDKDMPSVVLALKDSVYDKVISNIQEINARGGKVIAIASEGDKEIEKFVHHVIYIPKTLAMLSPLLSVIPLQLLAYHIAAFRGCEIDQPRNLAKSVTVE